The Bdellovibrionales bacterium sequence ACTTGACGACAAACGAAAGCGTACCTTGAGCCCAAGGAGTCCATTGTCTGAGGGCAACAATGCGATCGACCCCGACGGCCACAGGATCCGCAACACCCAGCTCTTTGTAGGAAACCACTCCCGTCATAGTGAGCGACATGAGAATATAAATGATCGTGCAAATCACGAGTGAGGCTAAAATCCCAATGGGCATATCTCGTTGAGGATTCTTGGCCTCTTGGGCTGTCGTTGATACTGCATCAAAGCCAATATACGAAAAGAAAACCACTCCGGCTCCGGTGAGAACTCCCGGGAATCCGTAACTCCAAAAACTTTGCCCATGGCGTTCGCTCATAGATGGCGGAGGAATCAAAGCCAAAGGTCCGCTGGCGTCGGGGTTTGCAATCCAGTTATTGGTGTCGATAACAGCCCAACCCAAGGCGATAAATAATAGGATGATGGCAATCTTCACCATTACGATGATGTTATTCATCGTGGCGCTCTCTTTGATTCCCTTATAAAGAATCATCGTCACTAGTAAAGCGATCACTGAGGCGGGTAAATTCCAATATCCGTAGATCTCAGCACCGTTAGACAAAGTCACCAGCTCCCATGGTCCTTTTGTAAACATCAGCATCGAATCGGTGAGGGGAATCCCCAGCGTTTTGGTAAATAAAGAAACAAGGTATCCCGACCACGACGCAGAAACGGTCACGGCTCCGAAGGCGTATTCCAAAACTAAATCCCATCCGATGATCCACGCGATGAGTTCCCCCATGGTGGCATACGAGTAGGCGTACGCTGAGCCAGCCACAGGAACCATCGCCGCCATTTCGGAATAGCAAAGGCCGGCGAGAGCACAAAGAATACCACCGATAATAAAACTATAAACGATACCGGGCCCAGCGTAATTGGCCGCCGCAGTTCCGGTGAGAGAGAAAATTCCCGCGCCGACGATAGCTCCAATGCCGAGCATGGTCAGGTTGAAGGCACCGAGGTGGCGCTTTAAGCCTGCCGAAGATTGGTCGCCCGTATTTTTATCTGTAGCATCCGCAAGAAGTTCTGGAATGCTCTTTTTTACAAAAAGATCGAACATTTGTACCCCGTAAAAAGCGTGACTTTTCCCGCAACGTACAAAAGAGTCAAGATGATTAGTTTCACTGTTAAGTTATTATAATTTAAGGCGAAAAAAAAACCCTCTCTTGCGGAGAGGGTTAAGGATTTAATGAAATAGTTTGGATACTAAGCTGACTTACAAACTAGTAACGAGAACCACGACTGTCGCCACGGCCACCGCCGCCACCACCGCGTCCGCCACCGCCGCCGAAGCCACCACGGCCACCGCCGCCGCCTCCACGACCACCACCGAAGCCACCACGGCCGCCTTCACGAGGCTCTTGAGGACGAGCTTCACTGATTTTGAGTGAACGGCCATCCATCTCTGTACCGTTAAGTTGTTCGATAGCTTTCTGAGCTTCTTCGTCTGATGCCATCTCAACAAATGCAAAGCCCTTACTGCGACCAGTTGCTTTGTCCATAATGATTTTTGCACTCGAAACAGTTCCGCATTGGCCGAACGCTTCACTGAGTGATTCTTCTGTTGTTGAGAAAGGGATGTTCCCTACATATAACTTATTACCCATGATTCCTCTGACCTAATGGTCCTAAACCAAAGTTCACTCGCCTGAGCCAATCCCATAGCTAAAGTGATACTTTAAATGAGCGCTCAGATTACCAAAAAAGTCACAAATATCAAATTATTTTTGTAAAAACGCCCATGTGTATTGGAATCCCGAATAGAGACTTAAACCCAGGCTGAGCCATAGTCCCCAGTAGCCGATGGCACCGAGCGGAAGTCCTAGGACCGGCTCGTAGATAAGGATTGCGGGGAGGGCGACCATTTGGACCGCAGTTTTCCATTTCCCCAAAGAGCCTGCGGCAATGATCTCACTTTTGCTGGCGGCAAAGGACCTCAGTCCATTAATGAGAATATCGCGGTTGAGTAAAAGGAGGACCAAAATCGCCTCAATTCGACCCAAGGGAATGAGTAGGATCAGCACACTGGAAACTAAAAATTTATCGGCGATGGGATCTAAAAGTTTTCCTAAATCGCTTTCAGCGTCGAATTTGCGAGCCCAATATCCGTCGAGATAATCCGAGATGGAGGCCACAATGAACAGCGCCGAGGCCCACCAATTCCAATGTGGAATTTGGCCAAGAATGATCACGATCAGTAAAGGCACTGCGAAAATTCTTAGCAGAGTGGCCCAGAGTGGCAGCTGTTTTTTCCAGGGAGAAATTGTTGTCATTCTTGAGCTATCTCACGGGTCTAGTCGGAAGTCATCAGTGGACATAAAATGCTCCCTGAAGTCATAATAAGGGGATGAATAGTTGGCTTGGACTTTTGATCTTTTGGTGCATGGCTGCAGAGCCCGCCCCAACGCTGGTCCAGCCGGCCCCAACGGCGCCGGTAGTGAAAGAGCCCTGGTGGGAGAAGCCCACTTATCGCGAACGGATTCGCCAACAGCGCCAAGTCATCATCAGTGTAAAGAGAGATCCCGAAAAAACCAAACACGATCATTTAATGACCGGTGCTGGTGTGGTCCGTGCGACCCAAGCGTTCACTTTACAAAAAATTTTGGATTTTAAAGAGCTTCCAAAAATAAGTTCCTACTTTAAAAAAATAGTGCATCAGCCCGAATTGAATAGAGTTTATTTGGTTCTCGAAGCTTACAATTACGAAGCTCGAATGCTCATCATGTACACGGTGGAAACAGTGGGAGATCGGCGCATTTTTAACTGGAAGGTTGTTTGGGGCGGATTTCAAGGTATGATTGGAAGTATAGAATTAACGAGTCTTGAACCCGAAAAAACCGAAGTGATTATGCGGTCGAGTTTTGACGATAAGGAGATTCCGCTCCCATCGATTTTTACAGGGTTTGTTTTAGAAATATTGGTACAGCATGTGGCCAAAAGTATGCGCGACTATGTCGAGGACGCGTACAAAAACTCCAAAGGAGCTGGGGGAAAGATATGAGCGATAATAATGATCACGAAAAGCGAAAGTTTCGTCGAGTACAGGTTCAATCCTTGGGGTCTTCACTTTCCGGTTTGACCGTCCAATTGATTGGCACCGGGCCGGTCGAGCTTTACGACATCAGCTATGGTGGCGCTGCTTTTTCTCAACCGGATCACCAAAAAGTTTCTCTGACTGGAGAAACGGTGGAGCTCGATTTTTTTCTCAACGGGCAGAAGGCTCAAAATTTAACCGGCCGAGTGGTTCGTCTCACGCAAGATATGTTCGCTGTCGAATTTATGGACCCGTCGGCGGAAACCAAAGCCTTTGTCGATCGCTTGATTACAAGCCGCATGGTGGGTCTCAACATGAATTTGATCGATCCTCAGTTTTACCGCGGCAAAGAGAGTTTTTCGTATTGGTTCCATGGACCTAAAAATACCAATTTATTTTTATGGGAAGATCAGGGCCATCTCACAAAGGCATCGTTGGACCTGTTTGACGTGGCCCTTCACTGGGAAAATGGGCTCTTCCAAATCGACAACAAAATGAATCGCTCTGTTCAAGGTCGTCAACCCAACAGCTCCAATTTGGGAGAGGGTGTGTTTCGGCAGGCCGCTGAAATTTTGAGCCAAATGCGCTCCAATGTGAGTTGTTTAGAAGAATTTAAGCAGCACGTTTTTGATAAAGCACTGGTGAAATAGAGATCCTGGTGCTATCACCAGGTCATGTCATTTACCTACAAGCGAAAAATCCATTTTTACGAGACGGACGCCATGGCTATCGTGCATCATGGTGTGTATGTTTTACTTATGGAAGAGGCGCGAGTGGAGCTGCTTCGCCATCACGGGATTTTAGCGAAAATGCCTTTATCGAAAGTGAACTATCCCGTGCTCTCAATTCAGGTGGACTATCGAAAATCGATCACTTTCGATGACGAAGTCGAGATCCAGGTGACGCCAACCTTCGATAAAGTCAGAATCAGTTTCGAATACACTATAAAAACTCAGCAGAATTCAGAGCCGGTGGCTGTTGGAAAAACGGTCCATGTTGCCATGGATATGGAAACGCGAAAGCCTATTCGTATTCCCCCGGCCATTGCGGCGTTGGCAGAGAATGACAGTTGAGTCTTGGTTCAATTTATGGGAATTTAGCGCGCATTAAGGAGTCACAATGGATCGCAACTTAGCCATGGAATTTGTACGTATCACCGAAGCTGCCGCTATGGCATGCTCGCAATGGACGGGTCGAGGCGACTCCAATGCCGCAGATAAGGCGGCCGTGGATTCAATGCGAAAAGCGTTCGACTCGATCGATATCGATGGCACCATCGTTATCGGTGAGGGCGAGCGCGACGAAGCGCCAATGCTTTACATCGGCGAAAAGGTGGGTCGTGTGCATGATCTCGCTCCCAAAGTCGACATCGCTCTGGATCCCTTGGAAGGGACGAGTCTTTGTGCCAACGGTGGTGTCGGCGCGCTGTCTGTCATCGCGGTCGCTCAGCAAGGAAACTTTCTCCACGCACCCGATGTATACATGGATAAAATCGCCGTCGGCCCTCGTTGTAAGGGAGTCATCGATATTCAGGCCTCTCCTGAGGAGAACGTTAAAGCCGTGGCCAAAGCTCTCGATAAAAAAATCAGCGAAACTACTGTCGTCATTCTTGATCGTCCTCGTCATGCGGATATTATCCAGAAACTGCGCCTGATAGGTGCGAGAATTCTTTTGATCGGTGATGGCGATGTCTCGGCGGGAATCGCGACGAGCTGGCAAGATACGGGTATCGATATGCTTCTCGGCACGGGTGGAGCACCAGAAGGGGTGATCACCGCAGCCGCTTTAAAGTGTCTCGGTGGCGACTTCCAAGGTCGCTTGATCTTCCGTAAAGATGAGGAAAAGCGTCGCGCCGAAAAGATGGGTGTGGACGATTTTAATCGCACATACACTCGCGATGAATTGGCCAAGGGCCCTGTCATGTTCTGTGCCACTGGCGTCACTGACGGAGCTCTGCTCAAGGGTGTTCGTTACTTGGGGCAAGGACGCGTGCTTACTCAGTCCATCGTGATGCGCTCGGAGACCGGTACGGTGCGTACGATTGAGTCTCAGCATGACCTCTCCCGTAAGCCGACGGTATTTGCTGGAGGGATCGGGTGATTGGGGGCCTGAAGTGATGACCGTAGTTTGTTACTCGTGCGCGGCACCCAATCCAATCATTGATCGGGTGGGATTTCGCGACGAATGTTCGCAATGCCATATGGATTTACATGTTTGCAAAACCTGTGGCTTCTACGATCCAAAAGTTTATAATGAATGCCGCGAGCCTTCGGCAGAGGTGGTTCGCGACAAAGAGAAAGCCAATTACTGCGAGTACTATCAACCCGGCGGAGGAGCTGCCAACGAAGCGAAAAAACGCGAAGATCTCAAAGCGGCTGCCGAAGCTTTGTTTAAAAAGAAAGGTTAACCCCATGGCTGAAGTCAATCATGTCGAAATGTTCAACTGTACGCCCGAGGAACTTTACGCAATCTTGGTCGATTACGATAAATACCATGAGTTCTTGAAAGACGTTAAGTCTTGCAAGGTGATCGGGGAAAATGGTGGCAAGAAGTTGGTGGAATACAAAGTTTCGGTGATGAAAGAAATCACTTATGTGAATGAACACACCGAAAACGTTCCTCACGAGATCAGCTGGGTTTTTAAAAAGGGCGATCTTTTTAAATCGATGAGTGGCGGTTGGAAGCTCGAAAATATTAATGGAAAAACTAAAGCCAGTTATCGAGTGCAAGCTGAGTTTGGGATGTTCGTCCCGGGAATGATTACAAAAACATTATTGTCAGTGAATTTGCCGCTGATGATGCAAGCGTAT is a genomic window containing:
- a CDS encoding RNA-binding protein codes for the protein MGNKLYVGNIPFSTTEESLSEAFGQCGTVSSAKIIMDKATGRSKGFAFVEMASDEEAQKAIEQLNGTEMDGRSLKISEARPQEPREGGRGGFGGGRGGGGGGRGGFGGGGGRGGGGGGRGDSRGSRY
- the pgsA gene encoding CDP-diacylglycerol--glycerol-3-phosphate 3-phosphatidyltransferase, translated to MTTISPWKKQLPLWATLLRIFAVPLLIVIILGQIPHWNWWASALFIVASISDYLDGYWARKFDAESDLGKLLDPIADKFLVSSVLILLIPLGRIEAILVLLLLNRDILINGLRSFAASKSEIIAAGSLGKWKTAVQMVALPAILIYEPVLGLPLGAIGYWGLWLSLGLSLYSGFQYTWAFLQK
- a CDS encoding PilZ domain-containing protein; this translates as MSDNNDHEKRKFRRVQVQSLGSSLSGLTVQLIGTGPVELYDISYGGAAFSQPDHQKVSLTGETVELDFFLNGQKAQNLTGRVVRLTQDMFAVEFMDPSAETKAFVDRLITSRMVGLNMNLIDPQFYRGKESFSYWFHGPKNTNLFLWEDQGHLTKASLDLFDVALHWENGLFQIDNKMNRSVQGRQPNSSNLGEGVFRQAAEILSQMRSNVSCLEEFKQHVFDKALVK
- a CDS encoding acyl-CoA thioesterase — translated: MSFTYKRKIHFYETDAMAIVHHGVYVLLMEEARVELLRHHGILAKMPLSKVNYPVLSIQVDYRKSITFDDEVEIQVTPTFDKVRISFEYTIKTQQNSEPVAVGKTVHVAMDMETRKPIRIPPAIAALAENDS
- a CDS encoding SRPBCC family protein, with protein sequence MAEVNHVEMFNCTPEELYAILVDYDKYHEFLKDVKSCKVIGENGGKKLVEYKVSVMKEITYVNEHTENVPHEISWVFKKGDLFKSMSGGWKLENINGKTKASYRVQAEFGMFVPGMITKTLLSVNLPLMMQAYKKRVKEIYGK
- the glpX gene encoding class II fructose-bisphosphatase produces the protein MDRNLAMEFVRITEAAAMACSQWTGRGDSNAADKAAVDSMRKAFDSIDIDGTIVIGEGERDEAPMLYIGEKVGRVHDLAPKVDIALDPLEGTSLCANGGVGALSVIAVAQQGNFLHAPDVYMDKIAVGPRCKGVIDIQASPEENVKAVAKALDKKISETTVVILDRPRHADIIQKLRLIGARILLIGDGDVSAGIATSWQDTGIDMLLGTGGAPEGVITAAALKCLGGDFQGRLIFRKDEEKRRAEKMGVDDFNRTYTRDELAKGPVMFCATGVTDGALLKGVRYLGQGRVLTQSIVMRSETGTVRTIESQHDLSRKPTVFAGGIG
- a CDS encoding amino acid permease, giving the protein MFDLFVKKSIPELLADATDKNTGDQSSAGLKRHLGAFNLTMLGIGAIVGAGIFSLTGTAAANYAGPGIVYSFIIGGILCALAGLCYSEMAAMVPVAGSAYAYSYATMGELIAWIIGWDLVLEYAFGAVTVSASWSGYLVSLFTKTLGIPLTDSMLMFTKGPWELVTLSNGAEIYGYWNLPASVIALLVTMILYKGIKESATMNNIIVMVKIAIILLFIALGWAVIDTNNWIANPDASGPLALIPPPSMSERHGQSFWSYGFPGVLTGAGVVFFSYIGFDAVSTTAQEAKNPQRDMPIGILASLVICTIIYILMSLTMTGVVSYKELGVADPVAVGVDRIVALRQWTPWAQGTLSFVVKFGALAGLTSVMLVMMIGQTRVFYSMGRDGLLPWFDRTHAKFQTPHVATVITGIFVAICGGAMPMSLVGELVSIGTLLAFVLVCIGVPILRITQPHLERPFKTPLAWIVAPAGALACLWVMSGLPLDTWLRLLVWLMFGFVIYFTYGIKHSRIRKKRLAEKS